GACCGATGAGGTCTATGCCGCTTTTTATGACGACGATGCCGCGCGCGGCTTTCTGCACTCGCACTCCTATACCGGCAACCCGCTGGCCTGCCGCGCTGCCGTGGCCACGCTGGAGCTGTTCGAGCAGCTGGACCAGCTGGCTGCCAATCGGCAACTGGCTGAAAAGATCAGTGCTGCATTCGCCGGGCTGAATGCTCACCCCTGCGTCAGCAACGCGCGCCGGCAGGGAATGATATGGGCCTGGGACATCGATACCGCCTTGCCGGACTTCGGGCAGCGCTATCACCAGGCGGCGCTGGATCTGGGCCTGCTGCTGCGCCCCATAGGACGCACGCTTTACTGCATGCCGCCCTATGTGCTGGACGATGCCGATATCACCCACCTGGGTCAGGCCGCGCTGGCCGCGCTGAACACCACCTTGCAGCAGGAAGCGGAGCTTGCCGCGAAGAAGGGAAAAGCATGATCGGCTGTTTCGTCACGGGCACCGATACCGGTGTGGGCAAGACCCTGGCCAGCTGCGCACTGCTGCACGCACTGGCAGGACACCATTCGCGCGTGGTGGGCATGAAGGCCGTGGCCGCAGGCGCCGATCCCGACGGGCAGGGCGGCTGGGTCAACGAAGACACGGTGGCCTTGCGCGCTGCCTCCACGCTGGCCGTGCCGGCAGCGCTGGACAACCCCGTGTTGCTGCCAGACCCCATGTCGCCGCATATCGCGGCCCGGCGCGCGGGCGTGGAGGTGACACTGGCGCCGATTCTGGACGCCTACCGGCAATTGGCGGCGCAGGCCGATGCCGTGGTGGTCGAGGGCGCGGGCGGCTGGCGTGTGCCGCTGTCGGACTCTCTTTGCATTGCCGATCTGGCCGTGGCGCTGCAGCTGCCGGTGGTGCTGGTGGTGGGCCTCAAGCTCGGTTGCCTGAACCATGCGGTGCTGACCGTCGAGGCGATTCGCGCCGCCGGCTTGCCGCTGGCGGGCTGGGTGGCCAGCCGTGTGGAGCCACAGATGCTGGTGCCCGAGGAAAACATGGACTGGCTGCGTCATCAGCTGGGGCGGCTGGGCGCGCCGCTGCTGGCCGATATTCCATGGCAGGCCACTCCCGATCCTCGCCTGACCAGTTTCTCTTTGCCCAAGGAATGGCAATGACCACATCTTCCAATTTCTGGCTGCAGGATATTCCACGGCAGCTGGCTGCCCTGGACGCCGCCGCGCTGCGCCGCACCCGCCGTACCGTGGCGCCCTTGCAAGGTGCGCGCATTCAGGTTGACGGGCAGCCCATGCTGCAGTTCTGCAGCAACGACTACCTGGGGCTGGCCCAGCACCCGGCCATGATTGAGGCGGCCTGCGCCGGTGCGCAGGACTTTGGCGTGGGCTCGGGCGGCTCTCCCATGGTCAACGGCCATAGCACGGCCAATGCCGCGCTGGAGGAAGAGCTGGCCCGCTTTGTGCAACTGCCCCGTGCGCTTTACTTCTATGCCGGGTTTGCCACCAATGCCAGCATCATCCCGGCGCTGGTGGGCGCGGACGATGCCATTTTTTCGGACGCTCTTAACCACGCCAGCCTGATCGATGGCTGCCGCCTGTCGCGTGCACAGATCCACCGTTTCGGGCATGGCGACCTGGCCGCATTGGAGCAGTTGCTGGCTGCTTGCCCGGTGCAGCGCAAGCTGGTGGTGAGCGATGCCGTCTTCAGCATGGACGGCAATGTGGCTGATATCGAGGGTCTGCTGGCGCTGTGCGAGCGCTACGACGCCCTGCTGCTGCTGGACGATGCCCACGGCTTCGGCGTGCTCGGCCCGCAAGGCCGCGGCAGCCTGGCGGCCGCAGGGCTGACGGGGGCCAAGGCTTCGCCACGCGTGCTTTACATGGCCACGCTGAGCAAGGCGGCCGGCGTCTCGGGCGCCTTTGTGGCAGGCCATGAACTGCTGATCGAGTGGCTGCTGCAGAAAACGCGCAGCTACACCTTTGCGACGGCTGCACCCGCGATGCTGGCGCGTGCATTGCAAACCAGTCTGCAGCTGATAGAGCAGCAAAGCGCCCTGCGCCTGCAGTTGCAGGCCCGTATCGCCCAGCTGCGCGCGGGTCTGCAGCCCTTGTTGCAGGGCAAGGGCTGGCGGCTTTTGCCATCGGACACCGCCGTGCAGGCGCTGGTGGTGGGCGGCAACGACGCTGCGCTCAGCCTTATGGAAGGGTTGCGTCGTCATGGCCTGTGGGTGCCGGCGATCCGTCCCCCCACCGTGCCTGTGGGGACGGCACGGCTGCGCATCGCCCTGTCGGCGCTGCACACCGAGGCAGACGTGAAGCAGCTGCTGGCGGCGCTGCAGGAGCTGGCAGGCTGACGCTGGCCGGGCGGAGGGATTTGCACTGACAGGCCTGTGTTGCACAAGGCCCTGGCTGCGGCCTTCGCCGATTTGACCGTTATCAAACCGAACTTTCCGGCCCTTGGGCCATTCACGGGCCGGTGGTGCGATTGCGCTTGGGCGCGTGCGGATTCTTGATTCTCAACCTCGCAGTCAGGAGCGATTTTGATAGGTTTTTCTCGAGGTCTGGCCGCGTCGCTGGGCATGTTTGCGCTGGGTGCGGCCTGGGGCCAGTCTTCCCCGGTCCAGATCAGCGGTCTGCTTGATCTGGGCATTTACCGCGACTTCAAGGGCACGGCGCAGCTGGGCACGATTCAACGCAGCCACATCACATTTTCGGGTGTCGAGGATCTGGGGGGGCGGACTCAAGACCACGTTTCGCCTCAGCCATCGACTGGATCTGGACACCGGTCTGAACGAAGGCTTTGGGCAAAAACCCTTCTGGCACGGTGAATCCACTGTCGGCCTGCGCGGCGACTGGGGTCATGTGCGCATGGGGCGGGCTTTGTCGGCACTCTGGGCCCATGACTGGAAGTTCGATCCCTGGGGGCATATCAATCGCGTGGCCTCCTCGGCCTGGTACCAGTGGTTCTATTACGCGCCCACGGATCGTGTCAGCAACAACGGCGCGCCCGAATTCGGCCGTACGCCGAACGGCATTTTCTATGACTCGCCCACGCTTGGCGGCTTCACCCTGCATCTGAGCGGATCGCCCGAGCGTACCCAGGGCGCGGGTGGTGGCAAGCCCTATGCGGCATCGCTGGAATACGCCAGTGGTCCGCTGTCGGGCCTGCTGGCGCTTGACCGCAACGGCAGCGGCGACCGGGCCCTGTTTGGGGCCGTCAAGTACCGGCTGGGCGTCACCACGCTGGGCGAAACGACGCTGGGCGACACTTCGCTGATGGCTTCGGCCGACGACAGCTGCAGGGCCCAGGGCCTGGGGCGCTCGCGCGTGCTCTCGGTCGGTGCCACGCACAAGCTGGCCGCGCAGACCACGCTCAGGGTCGGCGTGGGGCGGCAGAAGCTTGATGGCGATACCCGTCTGTTCTATTCGCTGGGCGCAGACCATGCGCTGTCCAGACGCACCACGCTATACCTCAGCCTGGGGCACCAGCGGCCGGACCACAAAGGCGGCAGCACCTCGCTGGGCGCAGGCATGTCGCACGCCTTCTGAGGTGATAAAAAGCCGCTGTTCTTGCCGCGACTTGTCGATGGGGCGCAGGCCGGTCTACTTGCTCGCACCCTCCACCCGCTTGGGCACGGCACGGCTGCGCACTCTGCTGGCGGGGGGCACACCAGGACTGCTGGTGCTGCACCGGGTACCGGGTGCATGGAGCCGGTCAGGGGCCTAGCGTACGCAGCACGCTCGCCAGCTTTTTGGCAGCGACTTCCAGCTCATGCGGTGTGTGAGCGGCAAATCCCATGAGAAAACCCGCCTGGAGCGGGTTCGATGCATGCAGCTGCGTCAACCCGAGCAGGTCGATGTCCGCTTTGCGGGCGCAATCCACGGCGGCGCGCTCGGAAATGTCGCGAATCAAGCGACACGGCATCTGCATGCCGCCCGCAGGCACCCTCGGCTCCAGAAAATCCCCCAGGTGCTCGCGTACCAGCCGAGCCAGCACGTCACGCCGCTCGGCATAGACGGCGCGCATGGTACGCACATGCGCGCCCAGGTGTCCGCCTTCGATGAACCGCGCCAGTGTCAATTGCGCAATGGGTGCGCTGTGTCCATCGAGCAAGGTCCGCGCCACCGTCATGGGGGCAACCAGCGAAGCTGGCAACACCATATAGGCAATGCGCAGCCCGGGGAACATCGACTTGGTGAAGGTGCCGATATAGATGGTGCGCTCGTGCTGATCGAGCCCCTGCACGCAGGCCTTGGGCTTGCCGGCGTAGTGAAACTCGCTGTCGTAGTCATCTTCGATGATCCACGCCTGCTCCTGCTGCGCCCAGGCAATGGCGGCTAGCCGGCGATCCAGGGCCAGAGTGGTGCCCGTCGGGAACTGGTGGGAGGGCGTCAGGAACACGGCCTTGGCGCAGGGCATGGTCTGCAATAGATCCACCTGCATGCCGTCGGCATCCAGCGGCACGGGCACGCACTCCAGCCCCGCCGCATCGAAGGCTTTGCGTGCGCCGTGATACACCGGGTCTTCGATGAAGATGCGGTCACCTGCATCGAGCAGCACATTGGCACACAGGGTCAGAGCCTGCTGCGAACTGGTCAACACCAGCACGCGTTCGGGCGTGGCGCGCGCGCCGCGCTCCAGGTTGACATAGGCGGCAATGGCCTGGCGCAAAGCCTCGGTGCCCTGTGGCGGACTGTGCAGCAGAGCCTGGGTGCCGTACTCCTTGAAAACCTGCCGCTGCAACCTTTCCCAGGTCTGAAGCGGAAAGTTGCGTGTCTCCGGCACACCGGGCGCAAAAGCGCGTGGGGCCAGGAAATCACGCAGGCCACCGCCCGCGAACATGGCTGCGCCACGCTGGCTCAAGCGCAAGGCGGGAGTGTGCCCTACAGGGCTGTACATCTGGCCACGCCCCGGAAGTCGCTGCACCTGCTCGGACACAAAGCTGCCGCTGCCCGTGCGTCGTTCGATAAAGCCTTCGGCATGCAACTGGGTATAGGCGGTCTCCACCGTATCGCGCGAGACGGCCAGCGATTGGGCCAGGGCGCGCGATGCCGGCAGGCGCCGGCCCACGTCCAGCGCGCCATCGAGGATCAGCTGCCGCAGGGCCCGCTGGATGCGGGCATGCAGCGGCAAGGGGCCATGAGCGGGGTCGCTGATCCAGGCCTTGACGGATTCGAGTTGGGCGTGCTTGAACAATTGGTCTGTATGCCTTCAAAAAAGTGGCGGGGAACATCAGTCCATTTTGATTCTATAAATCGCAGGCCTCCCAAGGCCAATCAATTTTCAAGAGCTCCTGCAAGACCATGTCAACCATCCACTCGCCAGCGCGCCTTCGCTGGAACGATCTCATTCATCCCGTCGTGGCAGGCCTGATCTCGGTCATCGTCAACTACGGCGGCACCTTCATCCTGGTGTTCCAGGCGGCCAAGGCGGCGGGCCTCGACCCGGAGCTGACGGCCTCCTGGGTATGGTCGATTTCGATGGGCGTCGGGGTGACAGGCCTGTTGCTGAGCTGGGTGACGCGCGAGCCCATCATCACGGCCTGGTCCACGCCTGCGGCGGCCTTCCTTGTGACGGCCCTGGCGACCACGCCTTACGCCGAGGCCGTGGGGGCCTATCTGGTCTCGGCGCTGGCTTTCGTGGTGCTGGGACTGTCGGGCTATTTCGAGCGCGTCATCCGGCTGATTCCCGCCGGCGTTGCGGCCGGGCTGCTCGCGGGCATCCTGCTGCAATTCGGCATCAAGGCGTTTGGCGGCATGAGCGTCGATCCCGCGCTGGCTGGCCTGCTGATCGTGGCCTATGTGGTGCTCAAGCGGATTTCGGCACGCTATGCCGTCGTCGGCATTCTGGTGCTGGGGCTGGTCTTTTTGCTGTCCCAGAACCGGGTTGATTTGTCCGGGCTGGAGTTGAAGCTCGCTGCTCCCGTGTTCACCAGGCCGCAGTTCTCGCTCAATGCCCTGCTCAGCGTCGCGCTGCCGCTGTTTCTCATCACGCTGACCGGCCAGTACATGCCCGGCATGCTGGTGCTGCGCAACGATGGCTTCAAGACCAGTGCCAACCCCATCGTCACGATCACGGGCCTGGGATCGCTGCTCATGGCGCCGTTTGGTTCGCACGCATTCAACATCGCCGCGATCACGGCCGCCATCGCCACGGGCCCGCAGGCGCATGAAGATCCGTCCAGGCGCTGGATCGCCGGCGTTGCTGCAGGCCTGTGCTACATCCTGGTCGGCATGTTCGGGGTCACGCTGGCGGCGGTCTTCATGGCTTTTCCTGCCACCTTCATCACCACGCTGGCGGGACTCGCCCTGCTGGGGACCATTGGCACCAGCCTGGCCACGGCCCTGGCGGATGCCAAGGTGCGCGAGGCCG
This DNA window, taken from Comamonas testosteroni TK102, encodes the following:
- a CDS encoding PLP-dependent aminotransferase family protein, coding for MFKHAQLESVKAWISDPAHGPLPLHARIQRALRQLILDGALDVGRRLPASRALAQSLAVSRDTVETAYTQLHAEGFIERRTGSGSFVSEQVQRLPGRGQMYSPVGHTPALRLSQRGAAMFAGGGLRDFLAPRAFAPGVPETRNFPLQTWERLQRQVFKEYGTQALLHSPPQGTEALRQAIAAYVNLERGARATPERVLVLTSSQQALTLCANVLLDAGDRIFIEDPVYHGARKAFDAAGLECVPVPLDADGMQVDLLQTMPCAKAVFLTPSHQFPTGTTLALDRRLAAIAWAQQEQAWIIEDDYDSEFHYAGKPKACVQGLDQHERTIYIGTFTKSMFPGLRIAYMVLPASLVAPMTVARTLLDGHSAPIAQLTLARFIEGGHLGAHVRTMRAVYAERRDVLARLVREHLGDFLEPRVPAGGMQMPCRLIRDISERAAVDCARKADIDLLGLTQLHASNPLQAGFLMGFAAHTPHELEVAAKKLASVLRTLGP
- the bioF gene encoding 8-amino-7-oxononanoate synthase, which encodes MTTSSNFWLQDIPRQLAALDAAALRRTRRTVAPLQGARIQVDGQPMLQFCSNDYLGLAQHPAMIEAACAGAQDFGVGSGGSPMVNGHSTANAALEEELARFVQLPRALYFYAGFATNASIIPALVGADDAIFSDALNHASLIDGCRLSRAQIHRFGHGDLAALEQLLAACPVQRKLVVSDAVFSMDGNVADIEGLLALCERYDALLLLDDAHGFGVLGPQGRGSLAAAGLTGAKASPRVLYMATLSKAAGVSGAFVAGHELLIEWLLQKTRSYTFATAAPAMLARALQTSLQLIEQQSALRLQLQARIAQLRAGLQPLLQGKGWRLLPSDTAVQALVVGGNDAALSLMEGLRRHGLWVPAIRPPTVPVGTARLRIALSALHTEADVKQLLAALQELAG
- the bioD gene encoding dethiobiotin synthase, which translates into the protein MIGCFVTGTDTGVGKTLASCALLHALAGHHSRVVGMKAVAAGADPDGQGGWVNEDTVALRAASTLAVPAALDNPVLLPDPMSPHIAARRAGVEVTLAPILDAYRQLAAQADAVVVEGAGGWRVPLSDSLCIADLAVALQLPVVLVVGLKLGCLNHAVLTVEAIRAAGLPLAGWVASRVEPQMLVPEENMDWLRHQLGRLGAPLLADIPWQATPDPRLTSFSLPKEWQ
- a CDS encoding benzoate/H(+) symporter BenE family transporter → MSTIHSPARLRWNDLIHPVVAGLISVIVNYGGTFILVFQAAKAAGLDPELTASWVWSISMGVGVTGLLLSWVTREPIITAWSTPAAAFLVTALATTPYAEAVGAYLVSALAFVVLGLSGYFERVIRLIPAGVAAGLLAGILLQFGIKAFGGMSVDPALAGLLIVAYVVLKRISARYAVVGILVLGLVFLLSQNRVDLSGLELKLAAPVFTRPQFSLNALLSVALPLFLITLTGQYMPGMLVLRNDGFKTSANPIVTITGLGSLLMAPFGSHAFNIAAITAAIATGPQAHEDPSRRWIAGVAAGLCYILVGMFGVTLAAVFMAFPATFITTLAGLALLGTIGTSLATALADAKVREAALITFLAAAANITLLGIGGAFWGLIIGLLCYAVLNGQMPWSARPGATAAIEQA